The genomic segment TGCCCGCCTCGATCCTGTCGAAGACGTATTCGACGTCTTGAAGCCCGCGAACCGCCATCGTGTTCGTGTTGCGCATTCCGGAGATCTGGCCTTCCCCTATGGCCCACAGGACGCCGCTCAGGCTGATCGGGGCGTCGAGGTCGCTCCCGCCGCCGCGTTTGATCGCCGCGAGCAGGGGCCCGTAGAGCTCCGCGATCGAGAACGCCCCGTCCAGATAGGACTGCTCGAGGCCTACGGGACTGAGAATCGAGTTCATGATCGCCGAGCAGGGCGTTATGAAGAAGACCCCGATGTCGTCCGGATCAAGAGCGAGATCGGCCGCGAGCCGCGGCCGCAGCAGCTTCGCCGCCAGCTCCCTGGGCGACTCCAGGGGGAGCATGTGGGCGATGAGATCCGGATAGCGGATCTGAATCAGGCGGACGATCGCCGGGCAGGTGACGGAGATCTTCGGCCAGGGCCCCTTGCACTCGGCGAGGTAGGCGTCGGTCGCTCCCGCGACCATCTCGCACATCCATGAGAGGTCGTAGTGGCTGTCGAATCCGACCTGCCGGAGAGCATGAAGGACTTGGACGGGCGTGACGTCCCGGCCGAACTGGCTGTAAAGCGTCACGGACGGCACGGCCACAGTGTGCTTGAATCTCTTCAGATCCGAGACGGCGGAGGTCCTGGCCGTCGCCGCCTCGTACCGGCAGACCAGGATGCAGGAGCCGCAGTCGGTGCAAAGCTCCGGATTGACGA from the Candidatus Eisenbacteria bacterium genome contains:
- a CDS encoding 4Fe-4S dicluster domain-containing protein; this translates as MIERGHAVLIDPEKCIGCVACCKVCPTKAIRVRDRLAVVNPELCTDCGSCILVCRYEAATARTSAVSDLKRFKHTVAVPSVTLYSQFGRDVTPVQVLHALRQVGFDSHYDLSWMCEMVAGATDAYLAECKGPWPKISVTCPAIVRLIQIRYPDLIAHMLPLESPRELAAKLLRPRLAADLALDPDDIGVFFITPCSAIMNSILSPVGLEQSYLDGAFSIAELYGPLLAAIKRGGGSDLDAPISLSGVLWAIGEGQISGMRNTNTMAVRGLQDVEYVFDRIEAGKFQSVDFIEAFMCPDGCAGGQLTVEGRYAARRNIQQIARRLGNQEHVKEEKVRSLLREHFFDLEGPVKARAIQPLARDLRQAIALKREKDALLDRLPKKDCAACGSPDCATLAEEIAAGVARIEDCPFVKIEMLEAERAGAETGARARKVRKERNK